CCGCCGCCATCGGGCGGGACGTGTCCGAGACCCGTCGTTTGGTCCCCGGGGAACGCGACTGATAGTGTCGGACGGTCTGTGACTGTGGTCTGCGGTAGTCACGGCGGTCACGACCCTTTCATTGCGCGGACTGAAAAAACGACAGGAGATTCACCATGGCTCTCACCAAGGAGCAGAAGGCCGGGACCCTCAAGGAGTTCGGTCTCCACGAGACCGACACCGGCTCGCCCGAGGCGCAGGTCGCGCTGCTGACCGTCCGGATCACCCAGCTGACCGAGCACCTCAAGTTCCACAAGCACGACCACCACTCCCGCCGCGGCCTGCTGCTGCTGGTCGGTCGTCGTAAGGGCCTGCTGAAGTACCTGCAGGAGAACAACGTCGAGCGTTACCGCTCGCTCATCGAGCGCCTGGGCCTGCGCCGCTAGCCGGTCAGACCCGGAGCCGACCCCCGGTCGTCCCACCTCACGGTGCGGGTGACCGGGGGTTCTCTGTGTTCGCGGCGCTGGTGTACGCTGGCCCGTGACCTATGTCCGAGATTTCCGCAGCCGACACCGAAGATCGGCGTCCCACGAGGGTGGGGCAACGGAGAGCTGACCCGAAAGGGAACACACCATCGTCATGACGACGAAGAACACCAAGAGCACGTCCGCGAAGAAGGCCCCGACGACGAAGGCCACCGCGAAGAAGTCGGCCCCGAAGGCCGCCCCCACCCACACCGCCGAACTGGTCGACCCGGACTCGGGCGTGTGGGAGTCCGTCGCCACCATCGACAACGGCGACTTCGGTACCCGCACCATCACCTTCGAGACCGGGCTGCTGGCCCGGCAGGCCGACGGTGCCGTCACCACCTACCTCGACGATGACACGATGCTGCTGTCGACGACGACCGCGTCGAAGCACCCGCGCGAGAACCTCGACTTCTTCCCGCTGACGGTGGACGTCGAGGAGCGGATGTACGCCGCCGGCCGGATCCCCGGCAACTTCTTCCGCCGTGAGGGCCGGCCGAGCAGCGAGGCCATCCTCGCCTGCCGTCTCATCGACCGTCCGCTGCGTCCGACCTTCTTCAAGGGCCTGCGCAACGAGGTCCAGGTCGTCATCACCGTGATGTCGATCGACCCGGAGGACCAGTACGACGTCGTCGCGATCAACGGCGCCTCCGCCTCCACCCAGCTCTCCGGTCTGCCGGTCTCCGGCCCGGTCGGCGGCGTGCGCATGGCGCTCGTCGTCGACGAGGCCCACCCGGCCGGCCAGTGGGTCGCCTTCCCGACCCGCAGCCAGCACGAGCAGGCGGTGTTCGAGCTCGTCGTCGCCGGCCGCATCTCCGAGACCGCCAGGGGCCGTGGCCGTGGCCGCCGCAAGGCGAACCCCGGCGACAACGTCGCCATCATGATGGTCGAGGCCGGCGCCACCGAGAACGCCGTCGCCCGGATCGCCGAGGGTGCCCCGGCGCCGACCGAGGAGGTCGTCGCCCAGGGTATCGAGGCCGCCCGCCCGTTCATCGCCGAGCTGTGCGGTGCCCAGCAGGCACTGACCACCGCCGTCGTCGACGAGTCCGCCACCCGTGACTTCGAGCTGTTCCCGGCCTTCGGTGAGGACGTCTACGCCTCCGTTGAGTCCGAGGCGGGCGAGGCGCTGCGCGGCATCATGGCCGTCGCCGACAAGCAGGAGCGGGACGCCGCCCTGTCGGCGAACATGGACGCCACCGTCGATGCCCTCATCGAGCAGTACGAGGGCCGCGAGTCCGAGATCCGCAACGCCCACAACGAGGTGAGCCGGCAGATCGTCCGCGAGCGCATCCTCACCGAGGGCTTCCGCATCGACGGCCGCGACACCACCGCGATCCGCGATCTCGGCGTGATGATTGACCTGGTGCCCCGCGCCCACGGTTCCGCGCTGTTCGAGCGGGGCGAGACCCAGATCCTGGGCGTCACCACCCTCGACATGCTCAAGATGGAGCAGCAGATCGACAGCCTGAGCCCGGTGGAGTCCAAGCGCTACATCCACCACTACAACTTCCCGCCGTACTCCACCGGTGAGACCGGCCGCGTCGGGTCCCCGAAGCG
This is a stretch of genomic DNA from Corynebacterium nuruki S6-4. It encodes these proteins:
- the rpsO gene encoding 30S ribosomal protein S15, which codes for MALTKEQKAGTLKEFGLHETDTGSPEAQVALLTVRITQLTEHLKFHKHDHHSRRGLLLLVGRRKGLLKYLQENNVERYRSLIERLGLRR
- a CDS encoding polyribonucleotide nucleotidyltransferase; this encodes MTTKNTKSTSAKKAPTTKATAKKSAPKAAPTHTAELVDPDSGVWESVATIDNGDFGTRTITFETGLLARQADGAVTTYLDDDTMLLSTTTASKHPRENLDFFPLTVDVEERMYAAGRIPGNFFRREGRPSSEAILACRLIDRPLRPTFFKGLRNEVQVVITVMSIDPEDQYDVVAINGASASTQLSGLPVSGPVGGVRMALVVDEAHPAGQWVAFPTRSQHEQAVFELVVAGRISETARGRGRGRRKANPGDNVAIMMVEAGATENAVARIAEGAPAPTEEVVAQGIEAARPFIAELCGAQQALTTAVVDESATRDFELFPAFGEDVYASVESEAGEALRGIMAVADKQERDAALSANMDATVDALIEQYEGRESEIRNAHNEVSRQIVRERILTEGFRIDGRDTTAIRDLGVMIDLVPRAHGSALFERGETQILGVTTLDMLKMEQQIDSLSPVESKRYIHHYNFPPYSTGETGRVGSPKRREIGHGALAERALLPVIPSREEFPYTIRQVSEALGSNGSTSMGSVCASTLSLYNAGVPLKAPVAGIAMGLVTGQVDGKDTYVTLTDILGAEDAFGDMDFKVAGTSQFVTALQLDTKVDGIPAEVLNEALGQARNARLEILSTMAEAIEGPEEMSDFAPRIVTVSVPQNKIGELIGPKGKTINKITEETGAEVSIEEDGTVFVSATDGKAAEAAVDRINSIANPQLPKVGDRFLGTVVKTTAFGAFVSLLPGRDGLLHISNLGGDRRVEKVEDEVNVGDSLEVEIADIDNRGKISLVLVED